The Spirosoma oryzicola region GGCGGGGATCGACGCGACAAACGCCGAAGCGCTGCGACCCGACCTGCTGATTACCCTCGGCAATTCCTTTCTGACCCGAAACCTGAAAACCTATTTCCGCCAGTATCCCGCCCGACGCCACTGGCACATCCACCCCACCGTTGACCGCATCAATGATTCGTTTCAATCCCTGACAACGCTTGTCCCCTCCGAACCCCGGCCTTTCCTCGACAAACTATTTGCCGATTTAGATTACCAGCGTTTTTTGCAGGGCGACGATGCCGATCAAAACGACACCTTTCTCAACCGGTGGCAAACCGCCGACCGACAGGCCACTAAACTAGTTCGGCAAACCGTCAGCGGTACCGATCGCCGACTAACCGACTGGTCGGCGGTACAACAGGTACTCGATCACTTGCCGGCGCAGTCGGTATTACACCTGGCGAATAGTATGCCCGTGCGGTACGCAAATCTCTGCGGCATCGATGAACAGCAGCACATTCAGGTCTGGGCCAACCGGGGCGTCAGTGGTATCGATGGTTGTTTGAGTACGGCGGTCGGTACTGCGTTACTAACCGATCAGATCGTGACACTTGTGGTGGGCGACGTTGCTTTTTTTTACGACCGGAATGCCTTATGGTCGAATCCCGTACCGCCTAACCTGCGCATTGTCCTTCTTAACAATGACGGTGGACATATCTTTCGGATCATCGACGGGCCGAGCCGACAACCTGAGCTGGAACGCTATTTCGAAACACCGCACGGTTATACGGCCCGGAACACCGCCGAGGATGCCAGGCTCGACTACCAGGTATGCACCTCGCTCGAAACGGTACAGACCCTCCTACCGGATTTTTTCACCCGGAGTGAACGAGCTAAACTACTGGAAGTAACGACCGACAAGTACGTCAACCAGGAACAGTTTGCCACCTACAAAGCACAGTGTCGGCAACTGTTCCAATAACTACAACTACAGGTATAGTTAATTAGTTGGTCCCTTCAACAGAAGCGTTCGCCTTCCCCGAAAAGCCAGTACAGTAAACTCCCTGACTGGTTTTTGGGGAAGACGAACGCTTATAGGACGGGCTATCCGGATTATGACGAACCAGTTATTGTTATCAATAATCCGTCGATTTGGTTAAGCGCTCCCAGGTGGCCCATTCCGTTCGCATAACGTCCAGCTTGTGAAAGGCTCGTTGATACGCATCGGTACCCAATAAGAGATAAAGCGGAGGATCAGGAACCGATGCCACCTCAATCATGGCTGATGCCGCTTTCTCCGGGTCGCCGGCCTGCTTGCCATCCAGGGTAAGGTAGTAAGCGTGAGAGGACCGTACAGCTTCGTATGCGTCAATGGGGTTCTTTGCCATCACGATCGACTCGTCACTCAGAAACTGCGTTCTGAACGCGCCCGGTGCCACCACGGTTACGTTGATACCAAACGCCCGTACGTCTTGCGCCAACACCTCCGAAAGCCCCACCACGGCGTATTTAGCGGCCCCATAAACAGCCCATCCGGTGTTGGCCGTAATACCGGCAATGGACGAAATGTTGATAATGTGGCCGGACTGCTGCGCCCGCAGGATGGGCATAACCTGCCGAATCACATTCAAGGTTCCAAACACATTGACGTCGAAGCTCGCGCGGGCTTCTTCATCGGTCAGTTCTTCGATGCTTCCGCCTATTCCGTATCCGGCATTGTTGACCACGACGTCAATCGTACCAAACCGGTCAACGACCTGTTGAACAGCAGCTGCTACGCTGGCATCACTGGTCAGGTCGACGGCTAAGGGTAAAAAGTCAGGGCTTTGCGGTTGTGAATCGATCAGAGCCTCCACGTTTCGGGAGGTAGCCGCTACCCGTTCGCCCTGTGCTAACAACTGCTTTACCAGGCTTCGCCCGATTCCCTTCGAGGCCCCGGTTATAAACCAAACTCGTTTGTTATTCATAGTCATCATCGGTTGACCGGACAAAAGTAGCGGGGCCAAACCGGGAGACACTAGCGCAATTCAAGCCGATACTTGCAAAATTCAAACAATCCGAAAAGCGGAGGGTGTTAGCTGGGTGTGTTTACGGAAAAAGTTGTTGAAATGAGACGGTTCTTCGAAGCCCAGGCTGTAGCTAATTTCCGAAACCGTCCAGTTCGTATGTTTCAGCAAAGCCCGTGCTTCGCTGACGACGCGCTCGGCAATGTGATCGGTAGTCGTTTTTCCGGTGGTTTCCCGAATGGCCCGGTTCAGGTGATTGACGTGGACCGACAACCGCTGTGCGTAGTCCGTAGCCGAGCGCAGCGAAAACCGTTGCGCGGGGGATTCAATCGGGAACTGACGTTCGAGGAGTTCGGTAAAAATAGCCGTGATGCGCGTGTTGGCGTTCGGATGCTGATACAGGGTCTCGGACGGCTGCATCTTGAGGGCGTAATGAATCAGCTCGGTTACGTAGCTCCTCAACAGATCGTACTTGAAGGGATAGTCCGAATTGATTTCGTTGAGCATTTTCTCAAAAAGGCCACTGACCTGGGTATCCTGGGCCGCGGTCAGCATGTACGCCGGTTTGCCCCCCGTCGTAAACATAGGCAGCTCGCTCAACCCTCCGCGCATCTTTTCGGTAAAAAAAGCTTCCTTAAAAATGCAGAAAAAACCCGTTACGTCGTCCGACAGCGATTCCCAGGTATAAGGCACCTGCGGATTAAAGAACATCAGTGTAGCCCCCGCGATCTCAATGCTTTTATCGGCGTAGTGATACACATTCTTACCCCGGATCAAACTGATCTTGTAAAAACTACGGCGGCTATAACTGATGGGTGTGCTGTGCGGACTCAGGCAATCTTCCAGCCTGAATACATTAAAATGCCCGATATCCTGTTTGAGGGATTCGGGTAACCAGTTGAATTTATGCTGGTAAAACTCTTCGAGGGTTTCGGTCTTCGGCATAGCGCAACGTTTAACGATTCAACGACCATAAGGTAAACAATGCGTAAAGCACTTCGTGGGCTCTAAGGTCTGGTAACGGGTGCGGTTCGGACGGATACGGACACAATGTCCGCCTTCCGTCTATTGACAACGGGCGGTTCGTTCCCGACGGGCTAGCTCATCCCCCGCCGATTCGCCCCGTTGCCAGGTCGCGCAGGCCCCCGTTTTATTCCCCGCAGCCAATTCGGCCTTACCCAGGTAATAATAAAGTGCATCGACGGAGGCATCCAGCTTTTCGGCTTCTTTGAATGCCGCGAGAGCCAGGGCCGGCTGTTTTTGATTCAGGTAATACAGGCCAAGCGTCCGATGCGCCCAGGCGTTGGTTTTGTCCAGTCGCAGGGATTCCTGCACCAGCGGCAGGGCCTCGGCGGTACGATTTAGCATCAGCAGTAAATACGCTTTGTTGTTCAGGTAATACGGTTGATTCGGTTTAGCGATCAGCGCCCGCTCCACAAAGGCTAAGGCCTCCGCATAGTTTCCGTCACGCGCCAGTAATAAGCTTTTGTTGTTTAGCGCGGCATCCTGTTTAGGATTCAGCCGCAGCGCCTGCTCACTATCCGCGCGGGCCTGCTCGTACGCTTTCTGGCTAAAGTACAACGCGCCCCGGTTCGTTAAGGCTTCGACGTTAGTCGGTTGCAGTTGAAGCGCCCGGTCGTAGGAAACCTGCGCCTGCGCGGGGTTATTCAGCCGCACATAGGTATCTCCCAGCCGCGTCTGGAAAAAGGTCGAATCCCGGTATTGTTGCTCGATGCGTTGCAGGTCGGCCAGACTACCGGCGGCATCCCCGGTTTCGAGCAACACCTCCGCCCGGTTCAGGTAGGCCGCGCCAAAATCCGTGTCGGTCTGGATGGCCCGCGTATAATCCGCCAGAGCCCCTTCCCGATCGTCGTCACGGAACTTGGCCAACCCCCGGTTGTTGTACGCATCGGCGAAGTCCGGCTTTTTCTCCAGCGCTTCGGAGTAAAAGCGAATTGCTTCTTTATACTCCCGTTTTTGCAACTGAACGTTCCCCCGCAGGAAAAACTGGGCCGCTTCGTCGGTATTGTTTGTACACGAAAAGCTTGTTCCGATAATTTGTACTGCGAGAAACGCCAAAAAGAAGGCACGACTCGGAGAGTTTCCTACCTTTGCCGTCTCCATCGGACTTTTTTGAAAAAAAGAGTTCATTCGTCAATAGACCGGCTATTCCGGTTAACAATCAGTCACGTATGCGTTTCGTTCACGAGATTCCACACCCCCACTTTCGCATTGGCCTCTACGCCTGGAACAACAAATATATCGTTAAGATCGAAGCCGGTCCGTACGAACAGACGTATAAAATCAGCGAAATGGATGTAACCGCCCCCGACGACGTTCCCGCGATGCTCGACGAACCGTTTCTGGCTACTGTCGCACAACGGTTTGCGCAGATGGATACCGACTGGCAGGCCACCGGCGAACGAAACGGCATTTTATAAGGCACATTCATTGTCAGAATGTACATTCGTTGTCAGTTCGTTGGTTTTTCCGGAACTGGCGCGGACGCGTGAAAGTCGGTATAAATCCGATGCATGTACGCGTCCAGAAGTTGCTGAATGCGGTCAGCATCCGTTGCGCGCACAATCAGCCCAATGTGGTGTTCCCGCTTCATTCGCCACCAGATTTCGGAATCCGTAAACGACGACAGATCCGGCCACTGCTGGCGTGCCAGCGAAACAATCAGGCCGGCGTACTGCGGTTCGTTCACCGGAACCTGGTAGGTTTCACCCCGCGCCACCGCCACTTCCAGCTTGGCCCATTCGCTCCACAGGTTGATGCCGGATGCGGCTTCGACCATTTCGGCAATGTGTGCACCCCCTACCCGCGACGACGTTTCCAGAAAATACAACTCTCCGTCATGATCGCCCCGGATGTATTCCGAATGTGATGCGCTATGGCGCATACCAAATGCGTTTAACACACGGGTATTGATTCCGTACAGCGAACTCGTTTCGGGGGCTTGGGGCGATAAATTCATTGTCCGGAATACCCCGCCACCATGGGCAACTTCCATGGGTGTTGCCAGATACATACTAGCGAGCGTAAACACAATGGTTTTCTCGTAGGAAAGCGAATCGACGTGGTAGACCCGCCCCGGCTTGAATTGTTCGATCAGGAACTCGTGCCGCCGGTCACCCAGGGCGTGGATCACCGACCAGGCTTCTTCGAGCGAGTGCACTTTTTGAATACCCGTCGCCGAAGCTTCCGAACGGGGTTTTATCAGCCAGGGGGCCTCGGTAGCGCGCAGGAAGTCCGTAACGGTTTCGTCATGGAAAAGCGCGCTGAACGCCGGAACCCGAATACCTTCCGAAGCCGCCCGCATTCGCATGGCCAGTTTGTCCCGGAAAAAACGGGCCGTCGTCTGCCCCATACCCGGAATCCGGAACGTTTCCCGGATCAGGGCTCCTTTTTCTACGTCGAAGTCATCCAGCGCCACCACCCGATCGATCTTGCGGGAGCGCATAACATGGGCCAGTCCAGTAACCATCTCCGCCAAGCTTTCGGACGAATTGCTCGGCGATTGGAGGAAAAAAAACTCGTCGATGGCATCGCGGGGCCATTCTTTATCCGCCAGTTTCTGGTCAGTCAGCAAATAAACCGTGTTGCCTAACGACTTGCAGGCCCGTAGAAACGCTTCGCCCTTGAAAAAAGTAGCGATGCACAGAAAGGACAACGAATGCATAGAAATGAGCTGGTTAGTAGTGTGAACGAGGCTGTCAACTACGTAGGTAACTGCGTAAGCGGACGGTTGGTTATGGGCTGGCGGGTTTACGCCGGTTGATTTTCTGCGGTTAATCCACGTCAGCCAGCCGTTGCAGGTAATCAATCAACAGTCGGATACCATAGCCAGTCGCGTTTTTCTGCGAACCAAATTCGTTGTCGGCGAAGGCCGTACCGGCAATGTCCAGATGCGCCCAGGCCGGATGATTCTCGGTAAAGACTTCCAGAAACTTGGCGGCACTGATCGAACCAGCCACGGGTTTTCCGCTAAAGTTCTTCACGTCGGCTACGTCAGACTTAATGTCTTCCTTGTACACATCCCAGACGGGCATCCGCCACAGTCGCTCACCGGTATAATCGGCAGCGGTCGTAAGTTGAGCCGCCAGCTCGTCATTGGGCGTAAACAGGCCCGCTGCGTGGTAACCCAGGGCGGCAATGACGCTGCCGGTCAGGGTAGCCAGGTCGATCAGCACATCGGGCTGGAAATGACGCACCATATACCCCAGTCCATCGGCCAGAATAACCCGTCCCTCGGCGTCGGTATCGATAATCTCAATCGTTTTGCCCAAATACGAGGTAATGACATCACCGGGCTTGGTCGAACGACCATCGACGCTGTTTTCCGTGGATGGGACAATGCCGATCAAATGAATGGGCAGTTTCAGCTTGGCGGCAACCTCTACCGTGCCGAGAACCGCAGCGGCTCCGCCCATGTCGCTCTTCATCAGGTGCATGTTGGTCGAGGATTTGATCGAAATACCGCCGGTATCGAACGTAACCCCCTTGCCCACCAGCCCCACTTTCGGCAATGGCTTTCCCGGCTGCGCAGCCGTCAGGTCGGGTTTGTATTCGGCAATGATCAGGACGGGCGGGGTATCACTCCCCTGACTCACGCTGAGCAGCGCCCCGAGTCCCTGCCGTTCCAGTTCGGCTTTGTCCAGCACGGTCACTGCATAGCCGTTTTCACGACCGGATTGAGTTGTCCAGTCGGCCAGCGTCTGCGGATTTTTGTAGTTAGCGGGCGCATTCAGTAAATCCAGCATTTCCCGTTGGGTTTGGGCAATCGCTTCGGCGCGCGAACGGGCTTGATTAGCCGTTTCTACCGCATCGGTATCAACCGTTAGCTGTAACGTCCCCGACTCCCCGTAGAATAGCCCCGCATCCGGTTTATCCGTCTGGTATAGGCGAAGATCGTAGCCACCCGCCCGAATGCCCAGCACAACCGCTTCGACCACCTCGCCCGAAAAGCCAGTCAGGCTTACCTCAACCTGCTGAGGCAACCGGCTCTTCACGGTAAAGAATACCTTACGGAACGCTTTCAGCCAGTCGATGGCTCCGGGCTTCTTTCCCAGACCCAGCAGAAAAATTCGTTCTCCGCCCGGCTGATAAACGGGCAGAACCTCGTGCAGTTCCGCCTTGAAATCAGTTTGCAGAACCTGGGCGGGTAAGCTTAGCTGGTCGGCCAGGGTAGCCAGCGAATCGGCTAACGCTTCGGTTTGAACAACAGGAATAATCCGGGCGTCGGCCGAACGGCCCTTTATTTGTACGATACTAATCATGGTACACCTAACGCACTACGGATAACGGTTAGTTTCCGTTCGTCTCATTTAATAAAACAACCACTCGACGGCTGCCGGAAACTCGTTCCCCCAGCAGGATTCGCTATGGGTTCCCTGGGGGTTGGTGGCCAGTTGAATAGCCATGCGCTGCTGCTGGGGCGGTTTACGCAAGGCATCGACAAATCGTTTTAGCCCCGGCACCATGCTCGCTGACTCGCTCTCCCCTCCGTACAGGTACCATTTTGTTCCAGCTGGTATCCGGCCCCGGGCCGCCGTCGTGAAAACGGTCCGGGATAACCAGAGGGAAGGCGAAAAGATCAGTAGCCGACCAAAAACTGTTGGGTACACTAAACCAGCGTACAGGCTGATAAGCCCCCCCAACGAACTCCCGCCAATGCCCGTATGGGCCGTACCGGGTTCCGTACGAAACAAGGAATCAATGGCTGGTTTCAAGGTGCAGGCTACGAAGTCAAGGTATTTACGTCCTTCGCCGGTACCGGCCATCGTACGGTCCGGCGTAAATTCGATCAGGCGGTTCTCCGCCCCGTGATCGATGGCAACCACGATCAGCTCGTGATGATGACGCGAAGCCAGCACCGCCAGGCGACGGTCGATTTCCCAACTACCGTACGCCGAACCCGCGCCGATCAGGTTTTGTCCATCCTGGAGATACAACACGGGGTACCGCTTATCGGTATCGTCGTAATCATACGGCACCAGAACCCGCACCCGACGCGTTGTCTGCAATTGCGGAACGGCAAATTCCTCGTCGATCATCCCCAGTTTAGGCAGAAAATGGGGATTGTACGCGTGCCCAAACCACCGCCAGTGGGGAACAACAGCCCGCAGAACACCGTTTTTTTGTTGGGAAACCCGATTGGGAGGCACATCCCCAGCCAAGTCAAGTTCTGCCTGATCCCACCCCCCGCGCGTAAACTTATATTCGAGCACGTCGGGTAGCTCCACCTCCGCCGGAAGGTCCAGCGCGTAACACCCCGGCCCGGTAGGCCACAGGCGAAGCGAGTCCAGGTTAGGATGCCAGCCACAAAAATTACCCGACACGTAAACCGGACGGTCGTCGAGTACGGGCGTCGTCAGTTCAAAGCGCAACGGAGAAGCCATGCAATACAGTAGATGAAGTAAGACAAAACCACACCAATACGCCCAAACGAAACAAGGCCAGACGGATGCCTGGCCTTGTTTTCACGGACTAGAACGGCGCGGGCTACTTGGTGTATAGCCAGCGGGCATACAATGTTTTCTGCGCTTCCGTTTGATTCGCCAACGGTTCCAGCCGGTAGCTGACGAGCGGATTGGGGGTTAACGTAATCGGAAGCTCCCGCAGAATTCCGGCCCGGTTAACCAGCACCTTGAGCGTTTCGCCCACGCGCCGACCGCTGATCAGCCGCAGCAGATCGTCACCCACCCGAACGCTGTCCACCGAAATAACCTCGTCACCTACGTTTAGCCCATCCGTGTAAGCCGCCGACCCGCGCCGAACGCTCGTTACCGTCGATTTTCCATTGGCCGGACTCACTGCCGCGCCCAGAAAGCTATCCTGACTTCTGGCCGCTACATTGACCAGCCGAAGCCCGACGGGTTCGAAATACGCGTTGTAGTTGATCGGATCCGCCGTATTGACTGCCGTCGTGAAGAAGTCATCGAGTTTGCGACCCGCCACCTGTTCAGCTGCCCGCCGGAATTCTTCGTCCGTAAACCCGCGTTTCTGCTTTTTGTAGTATTCGTTGTACAGATAACGCATCAGGTCATCCATATTCCGCTGGCCGTTGCTACCCGCCAAAATCGCCAGATTCAGGAGTGTTCCCAGAACACTTCCTTTGCTGTAGTACGAAATGGTGGTGTTCGACGAGTTTTCGTTCGGACGGTAGCCTTTAATCCAGGCATCCCAGCTCGATTCGGCCGCCGACTGCACGCGGTTACCCGGCTGATTTTCGATGGTGTTGATATCGTTGGCGACAATCGAAAGGTACGCTTCCGGCGTATGAAACCCAGCCCGACGCAGGATGTAATCTTCGTAAAACGACGTACATCCTTCCGACAACCACAGCATGTGCGTGTAATTTTCGTTCTCGTAGTCGAACGGTCCGAGCGCAACCGGGCGAATGCGCTTCACGTTCCAGAGGTGAAAATACTCGTGCGCTACCAACGTGAGAAACCCTTTGTAGTTGCTTTGCGTCGAATACGCGTTGCGGTAGGTTTCGAGGGTGGTTGAGTTCAGGTGTTCCAGACCACCGCCCCCCTGCGGAATGTGGTGTACAATAAACGTATACTGCTTACAGGGGTGTTCGCCCACGACACTGGCTGCGGTTTCGCAAACCCGCTTGTAGTCAGCCGCCAGCTGTTGTTCGTCATAGTCCACATCGCCGAACATCGCCACGGTATGCGGTACGTTGGACGCTGTAAACCCAAACGTGCGCTGGTTACCGATCTCAATCGGCGAATCGACCAGCAAATCGTAATCCGGGGCGTCGAACGTGTTGGCCGCCCCCGCTACGGGTTCCAGGGCCGTCGTTACCGTTTTCCAGGATTTATAGGGTTGAACAACCACGCGGTGCGGTTGATTTTTGAGCGCATCGTGGTACATGAATATACTGGCGGGGGTTACGTACCCGTGATCGCTATCCACGAAACTGGTCCGTACCGTCAGTTCGTTGGCGTACACCCGGTAGCGGAGGGTCAGGTTGTCGTCGGTGGTCGTGACGCGCCAGGTGTTTTTGCGAATTTTTTCGCTCGGCACCGGTTGACCATTGACCGTTGCCGTAAACGCTTCTACGTTTTTGGCGTATTCCCGGATCAGGTACGAGCCGGGCGTCCAGACGGGCATTTTAATATCAACGTACCCGTTTTTTTTGGCGTTGGTGGCGGCCGCGCTGTTTTTTAATTGCATCTCTACCTCGAAATAGTGCGTCTGCGGCTGAGGCATGGAAAGCACATAGACAATCGAGGGGGAAGCGGCCAGCGGGTTTTCGTCGGAATGGTTTACGGGATTAGCTGTCGATCGAAAAGCGGTAAAAAATGTCCAGACAGTAAGTAAATACAGGAGCCGGGCGTTTTTTTTCATACGGAAACAGGAGTACCTTCGTTTTTTGTCCAGAATTGACGTGATATTTGCCAATTTACTGGCGAAGCTACGACGCATTCAAAGGATTCACAACCGTTCATTTCGTTTATGCCCTATTCAAACCCCCAACTGGGTCAGTACCTGACAGTCCGATTTTCGCCGGACAGGTGGCTGTTTTCCCTGGTTTTTGGGTTGCTTACCCTGCTGTCGGCATCAGCCCAGCGCACCCAAAGTTATTCCGAACCCGATTACCACTACCGCAACGGTCAGGAGTTATTCGAGAAGCATAATTATGCCGCTGCCCGTTACGAATTTCGGCAGTATCTCGAACCCCGACGCGGGGATGGTACTCGTACGCTGCTCAATACCAGCGACCAGAACGCGGTTGAAGCCGAATATTACATTGCCCTGACCAGTCTGTACATTGACGAGCCGGGTGCCGAGGTACTGGTCGATCGGTTTGTTAAAAACCACAGTCAGCATCCGAAAGCAAGCCAGTTGTACGGTGATCTGGGCACGTATTACTACACCCGTCAGGACTACAGTAAAGCCATCAACTTTCTGGAGAAAGCCGTTGCACAGGGGGGTGCGAACGCGACCTTTAAATACCAGCTGGCTCTCTCCTACTACAACACCCAGGATTTGCAACGGGCATTGCCTTTATTGAATGACGTAAAACGCGACGCTAACTCGCCCGACGCTCCAGCCGCATCTTACTACGCCGGGATCATTAACTTCCGGAATAAAAATTTCAACGAAGCCGTAACGGATTTTCGGCGAATCGAATCGAATCCGACGTACAAGGATCAGGTCCCCAACTGGATTGCGCAGGCGCTTTACCGCCAGCGTCGGTTCGATGATCTGCTGGCGTATACCGAACCGCTGCTCCGCCGGACGGGTGGTGCGGGCCTGAGCGAAGTGGCTTTGTTTACGGCTGAAGTGTATTATCAGCAGAACCAGTTCGCCAAAGCGATCCCGTATTACAAGCAGTACATCAACGCGGCTGGTGCCAAAGCACCGGGTGCGGTCAAATTTCGGTACGGCCAATCGCTGTTCCGCACGGGTGCTTATCCCGAAGCCATTACCCAGTTGAAAACCCTGGCCGGTGGCAAGGACACCACAGCCCAGTATGCAGCGTACACCCTCGGCGTGAGTTATCTGCAAACGCAGAACCCCGCTTACGCGTTGAATGCCTTCGATCAGGCCGGGCGCTTGGCATTTAATCGCGATATTCAGGAAGAAGCCCGGTTCAACCACGCCAAGCTGCTGCTGGATCAGAACAACGGAGCCGATGCCGTAAAGGAACTGACCGCTTTTCTGAAGCAATACCCCAACAGTAAATTTGAGAACGAAGCCAATGAACTGGTCGGCGAAGCGTATTTTGCGTCGAACAATTACCCGGCAGCCATTGCCTACATCGAAGGGTTAAAACGCCGGACACCGAAAATCAACGCGACCTACCAGCGCCTGACCTACAACCAGGGCGTCAGTGATTTTAATGCCGAACGTTACCCCCAGGCCGTTGCCAATCTGGATAAGTCGTTGAAGTTCCCGGTTGATCCCGAGCTTCAGCAGGGTGCCCAGTTCTGGAAAGCCGAAGCGTACTCGGCGGGTAAGCAATATGATACTGCCATTCCGCTTTACGCGAGCATAGCAAAAAGCACAGGCAGCTACGGGGGAAAAAGCTTGTACGGACTCGGTTACGCCTACTACAACAAAAAGGATTACGCCCGTGCGCAAACGTACTTCCGCGATTTTGTGGGTCGGGGAACAGGAGCCGGTGATCCGGCGCAGGTGCAGGACGCCACCATTCGCCTGGCCGATTCGTATTTTGCGACGAAGCAGTACGAAAACGCTATGCGCTACTACGACCAGGCTATCTCCCAGAATGCCCCCGACAAAGATTATGCTTCTTACCAGAAAGCGGTCATTCTGAGCTACGTAGGCCGGGATGCCGAAGCAAAGGCACAGTTCGACCAGGTGCAGCGTCAATACCCGAATTCACGTTTTGTGGACGAAGCCTTGTTTCAGACGGCCAACGTCGATTTTGAAAAAGGCGCGTATCAGGTGGCCATTCGGGGCTTTTCCAAGCTTATCGACGGCAAGCCGAACAGCACCCTCGTGCCGGCTGCGTTGCTGAAA contains the following coding sequences:
- a CDS encoding M61 family metallopeptidase, which translates into the protein MKKNARLLYLLTVWTFFTAFRSTANPVNHSDENPLAASPSIVYVLSMPQPQTHYFEVEMQLKNSAAATNAKKNGYVDIKMPVWTPGSYLIREYAKNVEAFTATVNGQPVPSEKIRKNTWRVTTTDDNLTLRYRVYANELTVRTSFVDSDHGYVTPASIFMYHDALKNQPHRVVVQPYKSWKTVTTALEPVAGAANTFDAPDYDLLVDSPIEIGNQRTFGFTASNVPHTVAMFGDVDYDEQQLAADYKRVCETAASVVGEHPCKQYTFIVHHIPQGGGGLEHLNSTTLETYRNAYSTQSNYKGFLTLVAHEYFHLWNVKRIRPVALGPFDYENENYTHMLWLSEGCTSFYEDYILRRAGFHTPEAYLSIVANDINTIENQPGNRVQSAAESSWDAWIKGYRPNENSSNTTISYYSKGSVLGTLLNLAILAGSNGQRNMDDLMRYLYNEYYKKQKRGFTDEEFRRAAEQVAGRKLDDFFTTAVNTADPINYNAYFEPVGLRLVNVAARSQDSFLGAAVSPANGKSTVTSVRRGSAAYTDGLNVGDEVISVDSVRVGDDLLRLISGRRVGETLKVLVNRAGILRELPITLTPNPLVSYRLEPLANQTEAQKTLYARWLYTK
- a CDS encoding tetratricopeptide repeat protein codes for the protein MPYSNPQLGQYLTVRFSPDRWLFSLVFGLLTLLSASAQRTQSYSEPDYHYRNGQELFEKHNYAAARYEFRQYLEPRRGDGTRTLLNTSDQNAVEAEYYIALTSLYIDEPGAEVLVDRFVKNHSQHPKASQLYGDLGTYYYTRQDYSKAINFLEKAVAQGGANATFKYQLALSYYNTQDLQRALPLLNDVKRDANSPDAPAASYYAGIINFRNKNFNEAVTDFRRIESNPTYKDQVPNWIAQALYRQRRFDDLLAYTEPLLRRTGGAGLSEVALFTAEVYYQQNQFAKAIPYYKQYINAAGAKAPGAVKFRYGQSLFRTGAYPEAITQLKTLAGGKDTTAQYAAYTLGVSYLQTQNPAYALNAFDQAGRLAFNRDIQEEARFNHAKLLLDQNNGADAVKELTAFLKQYPNSKFENEANELVGEAYFASNNYPAAIAYIEGLKRRTPKINATYQRLTYNQGVSDFNAERYPQAVANLDKSLKFPVDPELQQGAQFWKAEAYSAGKQYDTAIPLYASIAKSTGSYGGKSLYGLGYAYYNKKDYARAQTYFRDFVGRGTGAGDPAQVQDATIRLADSYFATKQYENAMRYYDQAISQNAPDKDYASYQKAVILSYVGRDAEAKAQFDQVQRQYPNSRFVDEALFQTANVDFEKGAYQVAIRGFSKLIDGKPNSTLVPAALLKRAIAYGNIQQYDPAVADYKRILADYGDSDQAQSALLGIQNTLNDAGRPEEFSQVLGQYKKSNPASTDVEKVQFENAKDIYANQKYQQAIQSLLAFMQEYPASPNTNEARYYLAESYRQTDDVANALRYYNLIIADNKSDFLIRAATRAADLEIKQKNYPRAIRNYQVILAKANGKADQVTAQLGMMDTYFVIPKLDSAAAIAREVLVAGNVVPGAQNRAQLMLGKVALNKGDYKTAQADFEKTIALAKDINGAEAQYYLGDLLYRQKKYKESVASLLKFNEQFSEFEYWKGKAFILVADNNVAQDEMAQAKAVLNSIIENSSDEAIIAEAKQKLASLESKN